A single Cellulomonas sp. SLBN-39 DNA region contains:
- the recQ gene encoding DNA helicase RecQ yields the protein MPVVQQGAGAPSHGTPLEVLRRVWGYEAFRGDQAAIVDALVAGEDAVVLMPTGGGKSLCYQVPSLVREGTGVVVSPLIALMQDQVDALSAVGVRAGFLNSTQEWSQRRAVEDAFLAGELDLLYLAPERLRVPETLDLLGRGHVALFAIDEAHCVSQWGHDFRPDYLRLAVLHERWPDVPRVALTATATRATHREIGERLDLADARQFVASFDRPNIRYRIVPKDGPKAQLLAMLRAEHAGDSGIVYCLSRASVEQTAAWLVEQGVDAMPYHAGLDRQVRARNQARFLREDGVVMVATIAFGMGIDKPDVRFVAHLDLPKSVEGYYQETGRSGRDGLPSTAWLAYGLNDVVQQRRMIDTSEGDDAHKRRLTQHLDAMLALCETIDCRRGQLLAYFGQPSDGPCGNCDTCLEPPQSWDGTVPAQKLLSTVVRLDQRGQRYGVGHLVDLLRGKVTPRVRQLGHEELSTFGIGQDLSEGEWRGVVRQLLAAELLAVDAEGYGTLRLTPASAAVLRGERPVRLRREPERTGRAPRERRAGAARPAAADLTGADATAFEALRAWRAGAAKEQGVPAYVVFHDATLREIVAARPSSREALGQIGGVGAAKLDRYAEGVLATLAALDTGA from the coding sequence GTGCCGGTCGTGCAGCAGGGCGCCGGGGCGCCGTCGCACGGCACGCCGCTGGAGGTGCTGCGGCGCGTCTGGGGGTACGAGGCGTTCCGGGGCGACCAGGCCGCGATCGTGGACGCGCTCGTGGCGGGCGAGGACGCGGTCGTGCTCATGCCGACCGGCGGCGGGAAGTCGCTGTGCTACCAGGTGCCGTCCCTCGTGCGCGAGGGCACCGGGGTCGTGGTGTCGCCGCTGATCGCGCTGATGCAGGACCAGGTCGACGCGCTGTCGGCCGTCGGCGTGCGTGCGGGGTTCCTCAACTCGACGCAGGAGTGGTCGCAGCGCCGCGCGGTCGAGGACGCGTTCCTCGCGGGCGAGCTCGACCTGCTCTACCTGGCGCCGGAGCGCCTGCGGGTGCCCGAGACGCTCGACCTGCTGGGCCGGGGGCACGTGGCGCTGTTCGCGATCGACGAGGCGCACTGCGTGTCGCAGTGGGGGCACGACTTCCGGCCCGACTACCTGCGGCTGGCGGTGCTGCACGAGCGCTGGCCGGACGTGCCGCGCGTGGCCCTCACGGCCACGGCGACGCGGGCCACGCACCGGGAGATCGGCGAGCGGCTCGACCTGGCCGACGCCCGGCAGTTCGTCGCGAGCTTCGACCGCCCGAACATCCGGTACCGCATCGTGCCCAAGGACGGGCCCAAGGCCCAGCTGCTCGCGATGCTCCGCGCCGAGCACGCCGGCGACTCGGGCATCGTCTACTGCCTGTCGAGGGCCTCCGTCGAGCAGACCGCCGCGTGGCTCGTCGAGCAGGGCGTCGACGCGATGCCGTACCACGCGGGCCTGGACCGGCAGGTCCGCGCCCGCAACCAGGCGCGGTTCCTGCGCGAGGACGGCGTCGTGATGGTCGCGACCATCGCGTTCGGCATGGGCATCGACAAGCCGGACGTGCGGTTCGTCGCGCACCTGGACCTGCCGAAGTCCGTCGAGGGGTACTACCAGGAGACGGGCCGCTCGGGCCGTGACGGGCTGCCCTCCACGGCCTGGCTGGCGTACGGCCTGAACGACGTCGTGCAGCAGCGACGGATGATCGACACGTCCGAGGGCGACGACGCGCACAAGCGGCGGCTCACGCAGCACCTCGACGCGATGCTGGCGCTCTGCGAGACGATCGACTGCCGTCGGGGGCAGCTGCTGGCGTACTTCGGCCAGCCGTCCGACGGACCGTGCGGCAACTGCGACACGTGCCTGGAGCCGCCGCAGTCGTGGGACGGGACGGTGCCCGCCCAGAAGCTCCTCTCGACCGTGGTCCGCCTCGACCAGCGCGGGCAGCGGTACGGCGTGGGGCACCTGGTCGACCTGCTGCGCGGCAAGGTCACGCCCCGGGTGCGCCAGCTCGGCCACGAGGAGCTCTCGACGTTCGGCATCGGGCAGGACCTGTCGGAGGGCGAGTGGCGCGGGGTGGTGCGCCAGCTGCTGGCGGCCGAGCTGCTGGCGGTCGACGCGGAGGGCTACGGCACGCTGCGGCTGACGCCCGCGTCGGCGGCGGTGCTGCGGGGCGAGCGCCCCGTGCGGCTGCGCCGCGAGCCCGAGCGCACGGGCCGCGCCCCCCGCGAGCGCCGCGCGGGTGCCGCCCGCCCGGCGGCGGCGGACCTCACGGGCGCCGACGCGACCGCGTTCGAGGCGCTGCGGGCCTGGCGCGCGGGCGCGGCCAAGGAGCAGGGCGTGCCGGCGTACGTCGTCTTCCACGACGCGACGCTGCGCGAGATCGTCGCGGCCCGGCCGTCGTCGCGGGAGGCGCTGGGGCAGATCGGCGGTGTCGGCGCGGCGAAGCTCGACCGCTACGCGGAGGGCGTCCTGGCGACGCTGGCCGCCCTCGACACCGGCGCCTGA